The following DNA comes from Dehalococcoidales bacterium.
CTTTTTGCTCTGCCCGCCAAACAATCCTCGCTTGAGGGTTTAAAGACCTTACTTACCGAAAACGGTCTGTCTGCCGACGATGATATGCTCGTAATCAGCTGCGAGCTTAAACGGCAGGGGCGCAGCGTAATTCGTATCAACCGCCGTGCCGTCCCGCGCAGTCTTTTGGCTCAGGTGGGGGCTTTTTTAATTGATATCCACGGTCAAAGCGATCATTTGTCGCTCCTTAATACCGATTACCATATCGATTTTCTGGACGGTTACGCCCATGCGCTTGATTTAAGAAGCAAATACTTTGCGCTGTTTAGCGAGCTTTCACAGGTGGAGTCGGAGCTGAATTTATTGGCAAAAGCCGATAGGGATACCCTGGCTCAGGAAGAACTGCTGCATTTTCAGGCCGATGAAATCCAAAAAGCGAAATTAAAGGAAGGCGAAGACACCGAGCTTGAGCAAGAACTTAAAATTATTTCCTCTGCCGAACAGTTAAAAGCATCCACCCGTGAGGTTTATGCGATGCTTAACGGCGATGATTCCGCGTCGGATTTGGCGGTACTGGATTCCTTAAACAACGCCATCGGTATTATGAGTAGGTTAGTTGACCTTGACCCCGCATTAAAAACGGAACTGGAGATGCTTGAAAATGCCCTCCCCGAAGTGGAGGAGGCATCACGCGGTATTCGCAATTATTCGGACAATACGGAATTTGATGCGGAACGCCTTGCCGAAGTTGAAGAACGGATTGAACTTATCAGGAATCTTAAAAGAAAATACGGGTCAACTATTCCCGATATATTGCGTTACTTGCAGGAAACGGAGAAAAAACTGGGTAAAATTTCGAACTCCGCAGAGCGTATCGAAGAGCTTAAAAAGCAATCGGAAGCGCTCCGGCAAGAACTGGAAAAAGCGGCATTGGAATTATCTTCAATGCGCACCCAAGCGGCACAAGAACTGGCCGTGAAAGTTAACACCGAACTTGCCGATTTAAGAAT
Coding sequences within:
- the recN gene encoding DNA repair protein RecN → MLIELRVKDFGIIEDISWNLSEGLNVITGETGAGKSLVIDAVEALLSGKIEEENIRYGSETTFIEGLFALPAKQSSLEGLKTLLTENGLSADDDMLVISCELKRQGRSVIRINRRAVPRSLLAQVGAFLIDIHGQSDHLSLLNTDYHIDFLDGYAHALDLRSKYFALFSELSQVESELNLLAKADRDTLAQEELLHFQADEIQKAKLKEGEDTELEQELKIISSAEQLKASTREVYAMLNGDDSASDLAVLDSLNNAIGIMSRLVDLDPALKTELEMLENALPEVEEASRGIRNYSDNTEFDAERLAEVEERIELIRNLKRKYGSTIPDILRYLQETEKKLGKISNSAERIEELKKQSEALRQELEKAALELSSMRTQAAQELAVKVNTELADLRMEQVKFEVSVKQNKASENDNYKFTRRGIDTVEFMAATNPGEPVKPLAKIASTGEISRFMLALKSAFSTTDDIPILVFDEIDIGVGGRCGEVIGEKLWALARGRQVLCITHLPQIAVFADVHHTIRKNTDGLHTSTTLESLKGEDLIRELTVMLVGSDYSEASVRSVQELLQKADDWKKRLG